In Nocardioides cavernae, a single genomic region encodes these proteins:
- a CDS encoding SatD family protein yields MSETAVATLIGDLVGSRSSQDRAVLHQHLDAALAEVNDLLRPLRPMWITAGDEYQGAFATVAEAVRATLLVRVRLLPAYDIRHGIGWGATTMLDGEAGIEDGPGWWAARAAIEAAASAEASAAHRWLRTAYVVADGAAGAADPGLVNAGLVLRDERVTGLSERSVSVLRGLLSHVTQRDVAEALGISASAVSQRVRADGLAAIVAAHDLLAPADPGMGTGGGDR; encoded by the coding sequence GTGTCCGAGACTGCTGTCGCCACCCTGATCGGGGACCTCGTCGGGTCCCGATCATCGCAGGACCGCGCGGTCCTGCACCAGCACCTCGACGCGGCCCTCGCCGAGGTCAACGACCTCCTCCGCCCGCTGCGGCCGATGTGGATCACCGCCGGCGACGAGTACCAGGGTGCCTTCGCGACGGTCGCCGAGGCCGTGCGGGCCACGCTGCTGGTCCGGGTGCGGTTGCTGCCGGCGTACGACATCCGGCACGGCATCGGCTGGGGAGCGACGACCATGCTCGACGGGGAGGCGGGGATCGAGGACGGCCCGGGATGGTGGGCCGCCCGCGCTGCCATCGAGGCGGCGGCGAGCGCCGAGGCCAGTGCCGCCCACCGCTGGCTCCGGACGGCGTACGTCGTCGCGGACGGCGCCGCGGGCGCGGCGGACCCAGGGTTGGTCAACGCCGGGCTCGTGCTGCGCGACGAGCGGGTCACCGGCCTGTCGGAGCGCTCGGTGTCGGTGCTGCGTGGTCTGCTGTCACACGTGACCCAGCGCGACGTCGCCGAGGCGTTGGGGATCAGCGCGTCCGCGGTGTCACAGCGGGTGCGTGCCGACGGGCTGGCGGCGATCGTCGCCGCCCACGACCTGCTCGCGCCGGCTGATCCCGGCATGGGGACTGGGGGAGGAGATCGATGA